The Peribacillus sp. FSL P2-0133 genome has a segment encoding these proteins:
- a CDS encoding FMN-dependent NADH-azoreductase → MTKVLYITAHPHDDKQSYSMAVGKAFIDTYKEVNPSHEIVNIDLYKENIPEIDVDVFSGWGKLQSGKGFEELSAEEKAKVSRLSELCEQFIAADKYIFVTPLWNFSFPPVMKAYIDSVAVAGKSFKYTEQGPVGLLTDKKAMHIQARGGIYSEGPAAEMEMGHRYLNIIMQFFGVPSFEGVFVEGHAAMPDKAQEIKENAIARSKDLASTF, encoded by the coding sequence ATGACTAAAGTATTGTACATTACAGCTCATCCTCATGATGATAAACAATCTTACAGTATGGCCGTTGGAAAAGCATTTATTGACACTTATAAAGAAGTAAATCCTAGCCATGAAATTGTGAATATTGACCTTTATAAAGAAAATATTCCTGAAATTGATGTAGATGTTTTCAGTGGTTGGGGGAAACTTCAATCTGGAAAGGGCTTTGAAGAACTTTCGGCAGAAGAGAAAGCAAAAGTTAGTCGACTCTCAGAGTTATGTGAGCAATTTATAGCTGCCGATAAATATATATTTGTAACACCTTTATGGAATTTTTCATTCCCGCCAGTAATGAAAGCTTATATAGATTCCGTAGCTGTTGCAGGTAAATCATTTAAATACACCGAACAAGGCCCAGTTGGTCTTTTAACTGATAAAAAAGCCATGCATATACAAGCTCGTGGTGGTATTTATTCAGAAGGACCAGCAGCAGAAATGGAAATGGGTCACCGGTATCTAAATATCATTATGCAATTCTTCGGAGTGCCTTCCTTTGAAGGTGTATTCGTTGAAGGACATGCAGCAATGCCTGATAAAGCACAAGAAATAAAAGAAAATGCTATAGCACGTTCAAAAGATTTAGCTTCTACTTTTTAA
- a CDS encoding MarR family transcriptional regulator — MTNNQEKKYLDNWLSLTNIQMSITNELESALQKNHNLSLKEFYVLYFLSKTGDKQLRLQQLQEMVGLSQSAISRLVGRLEAKSCGALQRHICEDDRRGIYTRLTTLGEEKLQISLNTFHEILHAAFSKGNLQDELQSLIQKL; from the coding sequence ATGACAAACAACCAAGAAAAGAAGTATTTAGATAATTGGCTATCTCTTACTAATATTCAAATGAGCATTACCAATGAGCTGGAAAGTGCTTTGCAAAAAAATCATAACCTGTCGTTAAAAGAATTTTACGTTCTATACTTTTTATCCAAAACAGGCGATAAACAATTGAGGCTACAACAATTACAGGAGATGGTTGGATTAAGTCAAAGTGCTATTTCAAGGCTGGTAGGCAGGCTGGAAGCAAAAAGCTGCGGAGCATTACAAAGGCATATATGTGAAGATGATCGAAGAGGTATCTACACACGATTAACTACATTAGGTGAAGAAAAACTACAAATTTCCTTAAATACTTTTCATGAAATTCTGCACGCTGCTTTTTCAAAAGGAAATCTTCAGGATGAATTACAATCTTTAATCCAGAAATTGTAA
- a CDS encoding GNAT family N-acetyltransferase: MFTSENYRGQGILTILLTKLVDVAKGIRKIWLYEQETSP; encoded by the coding sequence ATGTTTACTTCAGAAAACTATCGTGGACAAGGAATCTTAACTATTTTGTTAACTAAATTAGTCGATGTAGCTAAAGGTATAAGAAAAATATGGCTTTATGAACAAGAGACAAGCCCTTAA
- a CDS encoding polysaccharide deacetylase family protein has product MKKVVMFFLCLLILILPSQVFAQRKVPILIYHSIDEFTGQGSKELYVTPDNFQKQMIYLKDHGYTLLNFDRWQDIYKVNKPIFITFDDGYKNNLNAFAIFQKLKNERFKPSGTIFVISDFIGRSNRLSKSDLKMMADSGIISIQSHTATHPDLTEIKNYEYELKESKEKIQKITGKPVIALAYPYGNFNDKVVEETKKYYLFGITTTPELFSEKGIKDELYLLPRIYIKYSTTIDDFAKIVEGGSYNR; this is encoded by the coding sequence ATGAAAAAGGTTGTAATGTTTTTCCTATGTCTTCTTATCTTAATTCTTCCATCACAAGTTTTTGCTCAACGAAAAGTACCTATTTTAATTTATCATTCGATTGACGAGTTTACTGGGCAGGGCTCTAAGGAGCTATATGTAACTCCTGATAATTTCCAGAAACAAATGATTTATTTAAAAGATCATGGTTACACATTATTAAATTTTGATCGTTGGCAAGACATTTATAAAGTAAATAAACCCATTTTCATTACCTTTGACGACGGATACAAAAACAATCTGAATGCATTTGCTATCTTTCAAAAACTTAAAAACGAACGTTTTAAACCAAGTGGTACCATTTTTGTTATTTCTGACTTTATCGGTCGTTCAAACCGATTATCTAAATCGGATTTAAAAATGATGGCTGATTCGGGTATAATCTCAATCCAGTCTCATACTGCTACACATCCTGATTTGACGGAAATAAAAAATTATGAATATGAACTGAAAGAGTCCAAAGAAAAAATTCAAAAAATAACAGGCAAACCAGTTATTGCTCTTGCGTATCCATACGGAAATTTCAATGACAAAGTCGTAGAAGAAACGAAGAAATATTATTTATTTGGAATTACGACAACTCCTGAACTATTTTCTGAGAAGGGCATAAAAGACGAACTTTATCTTTTACCACGAATTTATATCAAGTATTCAACTACTATTGATGACTTTGCAAAGATAGTTGAAGGCGGTTCCTATAACAGGTAA
- a CDS encoding sporulation protein: protein MFKKILASLGKGAATVDLQCGNRNYKAGESIQGEVVIQGGEVEQKINQLTVRFMMNVVLKQGSVSREVAHIPLINRDRIHPKESKVIPFHYVLPTNIPISSGTVSYYLDTHLDIEGGVDRKDVDRLGIQSQKSIQSIFNAMAQLGFREAADSGKLDQYGQEFAFFPTQQFMGQVNEVEMRFANEESGIRVWMEVDCKSGYKEIEAKREFHLNQNVLEHEAGLEKLLGKFISEAIDQPYAFNQPFSYSANQHHGRASQMGNAIPGMVGGLAVGVLGTMLFTEMMEGFDIEEMFEEATEDFDGGFDSFFDNGDGES, encoded by the coding sequence ATGTTCAAAAAAATTTTAGCAAGTTTAGGAAAAGGAGCCGCAACTGTAGATTTACAATGTGGTAATCGTAATTATAAAGCTGGAGAAAGCATTCAAGGGGAGGTTGTCATTCAAGGTGGTGAGGTGGAACAGAAAATTAATCAATTGACTGTCCGCTTTATGATGAATGTGGTATTAAAACAAGGAAGCGTTTCAAGGGAAGTTGCCCATATACCATTAATTAATCGAGATCGTATTCACCCTAAAGAAAGTAAGGTCATTCCTTTTCATTACGTCCTACCTACGAATATACCTATTTCTAGTGGAACTGTTTCATACTATTTGGATACACATCTTGATATTGAGGGTGGGGTTGACCGCAAAGATGTAGACCGGCTAGGCATCCAATCCCAAAAATCTATCCAATCCATTTTTAATGCAATGGCTCAATTAGGTTTTCGCGAGGCAGCCGACTCGGGTAAACTTGACCAATATGGACAGGAATTTGCTTTTTTTCCCACTCAACAATTCATGGGACAAGTAAATGAAGTTGAAATGCGGTTTGCCAATGAAGAATCAGGTATCCGGGTCTGGATGGAAGTTGACTGTAAAAGCGGCTACAAGGAAATTGAAGCAAAACGTGAGTTTCATTTAAATCAAAATGTTCTTGAGCATGAAGCCGGACTTGAAAAACTATTAGGAAAATTTATATCGGAAGCTATTGATCAGCCTTATGCTTTTAATCAGCCTTTCTCTTATTCCGCAAACCAGCATCATGGTCGCGCTTCCCAAATGGGAAACGCTATACCTGGAATGGTTGGTGGATTAGCAGTGGGTGTTTTAGGGACGATGTTATTTACTGAGATGATGGAAGGTTTTGATATTGAGGAAATGTTTGAAGAGGCAACAGAGGATTTTGATGGGGGATTTGATTCTTTTTTTGATAATGGAGATGGGGAATCCTAA
- a CDS encoding MBL fold metallo-hydrolase, producing MKKRIRNTSFVFLLGVSIILSLSLFLPSFGQTAEQQTDFKVTLLGTGSPLLSTTRSGPSTLVEVGDEKLLFDAGRGTALQLYKANMLPGSIDKLFLTHLHSDHTIGIPDVWLTGSLPTGGKREQAFKIWGPKGTEKMMLHMNKAFKADLDARDDSGNGNVEGASIVANDIKEGVVYKKKGIEVIAFKVDHKSIEPAFGYRVNYKGHSVVISGDTRYNENLIKFAKGADVVIHEVAAARPDNESESIANILDLHTTPEEAGKVFSQIQPKLAVYSHIVLLGGLTEEKANLLERTKKTYDGTVIVGEDLLSIEIGDKVQVEQPGNEANSGN from the coding sequence ATGAAGAAAAGAATAAGGAATACTTCTTTTGTTTTTTTGTTGGGAGTTTCAATAATTCTATCATTATCATTATTTCTTCCTTCTTTTGGCCAAACAGCTGAACAGCAAACGGACTTTAAAGTAACTCTACTAGGAACAGGTTCTCCTCTTTTAAGTACCACCCGCTCCGGTCCATCTACACTTGTAGAAGTTGGTGATGAAAAACTCCTCTTTGATGCTGGACGTGGTACTGCTTTACAATTATATAAAGCGAATATGTTACCGGGCAGTATTGACAAGTTATTTCTTACTCATTTGCATTCGGATCATACAATCGGCATACCAGACGTATGGCTTACAGGTTCTTTACCAACAGGAGGGAAAAGAGAGCAAGCATTTAAGATTTGGGGACCTAAGGGAACCGAGAAAATGATGTTACATATGAATAAAGCATTTAAAGCCGATTTGGATGCAAGAGATGATTCTGGAAATGGAAACGTTGAAGGAGCAAGTATCGTCGCAAATGATATCAAGGAGGGGGTTGTCTATAAAAAAAAGGGAATTGAAGTAATAGCCTTCAAGGTTGACCATAAATCAATTGAGCCTGCTTTCGGTTATCGGGTTAATTACAAAGGACATTCTGTAGTCATCTCAGGTGACACCCGCTATAATGAAAATCTAATTAAATTTGCTAAAGGCGCTGACGTAGTTATTCATGAGGTTGCAGCTGCAAGACCTGATAATGAATCAGAATCAATAGCCAATATACTTGATCTTCACACTACACCGGAGGAAGCAGGTAAAGTCTTTAGCCAAATACAACCAAAACTTGCTGTGTACTCACATATTGTATTATTGGGTGGATTAACAGAAGAAAAAGCTAATTTGCTCGAAAGAACAAAAAAAACATATGATGGAACAGTTATAGTAGGTGAGGATTTGTTGTCCATTGAAATAGGGGACAAGGTACAAGTAGAACAGCCGGGAAACGAGGCGAACTCGGGGAACTAA
- a CDS encoding GNAT family N-acetyltransferase, which produces MIQGVENKEPDSVNTLFAMNIAIHADYQKSGLSQRLLSEFKKLANKKGVEKIVPVRPSFKVDYPLTPFDNYVHWKREDNTPFDPWIRTHWKLGAKIVRPIYKAFTVTGTIKDCEEWTSMHFRESGRYVIQGALQPIQIDRENDFGIYYDPNLWIEYQLTGYQ; this is translated from the coding sequence TTGATTCAAGGAGTTGAGAACAAAGAGCCAGATTCAGTAAATACTTTGTTTGCCATGAATATCGCTATCCATGCCGACTATCAGAAATCTGGATTAAGCCAAAGACTCTTATCGGAATTTAAAAAGTTAGCAAATAAAAAAGGGGTAGAAAAAATTGTACCCGTTCGGCCTAGTTTTAAAGTGGATTATCCACTTACACCTTTTGATAACTACGTCCATTGGAAACGAGAGGATAATACACCATTTGACCCTTGGATTCGAACTCATTGGAAGCTGGGGGCAAAGATTGTAAGACCAATTTATAAAGCTTTTACTGTTACTGGGACCATAAAGGATTGCGAAGAATGGACAAGTATGCATTTTCGTGAGAGTGGCAGATATGTTATTCAAGGTGCTTTACAGCCTATTCAAATTGATAGAGAAAACGATTTTGGTATTTATTATGACCCTAATTTATGGATCGAATATCAATTGACTGGTTATCAATAG
- the fabF gene encoding beta-ketoacyl-ACP synthase II has protein sequence MERVVITGMGVVSPIGNSVEKFWRNLTDGKSGISSIDTFDVSNHKAKIAGIIRDFNADDILGKNEARRLDRFTQFALAAAEQAWTDSNLDIDDINLERLGVYVGSGIGGIETLIDNVDTLREKGPRRVSPTLVPAMISNAAAAQISIKWNAMGPTMSPVSACAIGNTAIGEAFRLIRFGEADAVFAGGAEAAITDLSLASFGNATALSTRNDNPTKASRPFDVNRDGFVMSEGAGILILESLSHALRRDAKIYAEVIGYGASSDAYHMVATHPEGKGAYLAMKMALKNAKIPPEEIDVISAHATSTEVGDRSETLAIKKLFESKAYQIPITANKSMLGHMLGAAGGVEAIALAKSLQEGIIPPTINLEKPDSLCDLDYVPGIARKVEISTGLSNSFGFGGHNAAIVFKKYE, from the coding sequence ATGGAAAGAGTCGTTATTACAGGAATGGGAGTAGTCTCTCCTATTGGAAACAGCGTAGAAAAATTTTGGAGAAATCTGACTGATGGGAAGTCGGGCATTTCCTCTATTGATACATTTGATGTAAGCAATCATAAAGCAAAAATTGCAGGAATTATTCGTGATTTTAATGCAGATGATATCTTAGGAAAAAATGAAGCACGACGTCTAGATCGCTTTACTCAATTTGCTTTGGCTGCTGCTGAACAAGCTTGGACTGATTCTAATTTAGATATTGATGATATCAATCTGGAAAGACTTGGCGTATATGTTGGTTCGGGGATAGGAGGAATTGAAACATTGATTGATAATGTGGATACTCTTCGAGAGAAAGGTCCAAGAAGAGTTAGTCCAACACTGGTACCAGCCATGATTTCAAATGCTGCCGCAGCTCAAATTAGTATCAAGTGGAACGCAATGGGGCCTACTATGTCACCTGTTTCTGCTTGTGCGATCGGTAATACAGCTATCGGTGAAGCATTCAGACTTATTCGCTTTGGAGAAGCTGATGCCGTTTTTGCAGGAGGAGCAGAGGCAGCTATAACAGATTTATCTTTAGCTAGTTTTGGCAATGCTACAGCATTATCAACGAGAAACGATAATCCAACTAAAGCTAGCCGCCCTTTTGATGTAAATCGAGATGGATTTGTCATGTCAGAAGGAGCAGGAATTTTAATCTTGGAATCTTTGTCCCACGCTTTACGTAGAGATGCAAAAATTTATGCAGAAGTCATTGGGTATGGTGCAAGTTCTGATGCCTATCATATGGTAGCTACACACCCAGAAGGTAAAGGAGCCTATCTTGCAATGAAAATGGCTTTGAAAAACGCAAAAATTCCCCCTGAAGAGATTGATGTCATTAGCGCTCATGCAACAAGTACAGAAGTTGGAGATCGTTCTGAGACACTGGCAATTAAAAAACTATTTGAATCAAAAGCTTATCAAATCCCAATAACAGCTAATAAATCTATGCTTGGTCACATGTTAGGAGCAGCTGGAGGCGTGGAAGCAATTGCTTTGGCAAAAAGTTTACAGGAAGGAATTATCCCTCCAACCATCAACTTAGAAAAGCCTGATTCATTATGTGATTTAGATTATGTACCGGGTATTGCCCGTAAGGTGGAAATAAGTACTGGTCTATCCAATTCATTTGGTTTTGGAGGACATAATGCAGCAATCGTTTTTAAAAAATACGAGTAA
- a CDS encoding helix-turn-helix transcriptional regulator: MNDKTRLEALSSFLKTKRSQIKPESIGIPAGTRRRTPGLRREEVAHLAGVSTTWYTWLEQGRDIKVSTSVLDCISTALQLKNDEREYLYDLALEVKSSIIHRKKDQPKLSPSLERILAELTYCPTIITDRHCHIVGWNNAAAHVFLDFEQLPDDQRNLIHLIFTRKELKALAVNWEHFVKGFLAIFRAYYGHYLGDEWYSLFINEMSSSHPEFQSLWQESQVSKAPEMMIEFRHAKAGKMLFNLTSLQVQGDMDLRCSIYTPVEGTATEDKLKRLMKKISIESS, translated from the coding sequence ATGAATGATAAAACCAGACTTGAAGCATTGTCTTCATTTTTGAAAACGAAGCGATCCCAAATAAAGCCTGAATCTATAGGTATACCTGCTGGTACACGGAGAAGAACACCTGGCTTACGAAGAGAAGAAGTTGCACATTTGGCGGGAGTCAGTACTACTTGGTATACGTGGCTAGAGCAAGGTCGGGATATAAAGGTCTCTACAAGCGTATTGGATTGCATATCTACAGCCCTACAGTTAAAAAATGATGAACGGGAGTATCTATATGATTTAGCTTTAGAAGTGAAATCATCCATTATTCATCGAAAGAAGGATCAGCCAAAACTTAGTCCTTCTTTGGAAAGAATTTTAGCTGAGTTAACGTATTGCCCTACTATCATTACAGATCGACATTGTCATATTGTAGGGTGGAATAATGCTGCTGCTCATGTATTTTTAGATTTTGAACAACTCCCGGATGACCAAAGAAATTTGATCCATCTAATATTTACAAGAAAAGAATTAAAAGCATTAGCTGTGAATTGGGAACATTTTGTTAAAGGATTTCTTGCCATTTTTCGTGCCTATTATGGTCACTACTTAGGGGATGAATGGTATAGCTTATTTATTAATGAAATGAGTAGTTCTCACCCGGAATTTCAATCTTTATGGCAAGAAAGTCAAGTGAGCAAAGCTCCAGAAATGATGATTGAATTTAGACATGCTAAAGCCGGAAAGATGCTGTTTAATTTAACTTCTCTCCAAGTCCAGGGGGACATGGACTTAAGGTGCAGCATCTATACACCAGTAGAGGGAACAGCTACAGAAGATAAATTAAAACGATTAATGAAGAAAATCTCCATTGAAAGTTCATAA
- a CDS encoding fumarylacetoacetate hydrolase family protein, which produces MKDIKNIYCVGRNYALHAKELNNEIPTSPFLFSKPTHSLVEAKGQSITLPSNQGSVHFETELVIHIAKQYESGMKVDEMVDAMAIGLDLTLRDVQSQLKQKQHPWLLAKGFKNSAVVSDFIPFPGVEACEQLDFSLLKNGERVQVGNIKDLLFDLQTIIEFTEEHFGLGKGDIIFTGTPSGVGPLSDQDKLSLNWGGNEIGSCSVTLNS; this is translated from the coding sequence ATGAAAGACATTAAAAATATCTATTGTGTAGGTCGAAACTATGCTTTGCATGCAAAAGAGTTGAATAATGAAATACCAACTTCCCCTTTTTTATTTTCAAAACCAACTCATTCGCTTGTGGAAGCAAAAGGTCAGTCAATTACTTTGCCGAGTAATCAGGGTTCCGTTCATTTTGAAACTGAACTTGTCATACATATCGCAAAGCAGTACGAATCAGGAATGAAAGTAGATGAAATGGTTGATGCGATGGCCATTGGGTTGGATTTAACACTTAGAGATGTTCAATCACAGTTAAAACAAAAACAGCACCCTTGGCTTTTGGCTAAAGGATTCAAAAATTCAGCTGTTGTTAGTGATTTTATTCCGTTTCCAGGTGTCGAAGCATGTGAACAATTAGATTTTTCCCTGTTAAAGAATGGAGAGCGTGTACAAGTCGGAAATATTAAAGACTTACTATTTGATTTGCAAACCATTATAGAATTTACAGAAGAGCATTTTGGGCTTGGGAAAGGAGATATTATTTTTACCGGTACTCCAAGCGGCGTAGGACCACTATCAGATCAAGACAAGCTTTCACTAAACTGGGGTGGAAATGAAATAGGATCCTGTTCAGTTACACTGAATTCATGA
- a CDS encoding histidinol-phosphatase: MKFDLHTHHERCGHAIGTIEDYVKQAIEYGLQYIGISDHSPYFYSEDDHLYPTIAMAKSELVPYIEEVLRLKEEYKGKIHVLLGMESDFFPDHIEVYRDQYLLHPFDYIIGSVHYVQDISIFKKGRWNGLTSNEQARLKDEYYELIQKSAKSGVFQILGHIDAMKGFYPAFSSIETDSIEKTLKIISQEDIAIEINTSGKTKECGGWYPADGILERALFYNVKVTFGSDSHTPERIGDEFEQVKKRLKEIGFSEWAYFVNKQRILTPL; this comes from the coding sequence ATAAAATTTGATCTGCACACTCACCATGAACGATGTGGACATGCTATCGGCACAATTGAGGATTATGTAAAGCAAGCCATTGAATACGGCTTGCAGTATATTGGGATTTCTGATCATTCTCCATATTTTTATAGTGAGGACGACCATCTCTACCCAACTATTGCAATGGCAAAAAGTGAACTTGTCCCTTATATTGAGGAAGTACTTCGCTTAAAAGAGGAATATAAAGGTAAAATTCACGTGTTATTAGGAATGGAAAGTGATTTCTTCCCTGACCACATTGAAGTCTACCGTGATCAATATCTTTTACACCCTTTTGACTACATAATTGGATCTGTTCATTATGTTCAAGACATTAGCATTTTTAAAAAAGGGCGTTGGAATGGTTTGACTTCTAATGAACAGGCAAGATTAAAAGATGAATACTATGAATTAATACAGAAATCTGCAAAAAGCGGAGTGTTTCAAATCTTAGGCCATATTGATGCAATGAAAGGGTTTTATCCTGCCTTTTCATCCATTGAAACAGACAGTATTGAAAAAACTTTAAAAATCATTAGTCAAGAAGATATCGCCATTGAGATTAATACCTCTGGTAAAACAAAAGAGTGTGGTGGGTGGTATCCAGCAGATGGCATTTTAGAACGAGCTCTTTTCTATAATGTGAAGGTAACATTTGGATCAGATTCGCATACACCTGAACGTATTGGCGATGAATTTGAACAAGTTAAAAAAAGACTAAAGGAAATCGGCTTTTCTGAGTGGGCTTACTTTGTTAACAAGCAAAGGATTCTCACTCCACTTTGA
- a CDS encoding NAD(P)/FAD-dependent oxidoreductase — translation MNKMYDVIITGAGCAGSALAIYLAKAGFHVLLVDRSTFPRDTLSTHTFFNNTVALLREIGVLDKLLETKAPPVRDIKFQFEDTVIDGLIPVVYGEDSCYCIRRTYLDHILLEQAKSQMNVTVLEGFRVTDVIRDDETVIGVKGLDGNYEKQEFLARLVVGADGRSSIIRKLVKSELKISIPATVGIYFGYFSGFRHDDVPKFEVYKIKDNTAILFPTNDDLYVIVGIFPLENKELIERLKLNPENGLRNLLTDNFPNTTIGARLKNAEIAGPVKGILGYDNYWYKGMGKGWALVGDAVCFKDPGMAQGIHDAICGARILSNILLKYKGQSDQSNQMSEEYQKAIEDEFMVRFHMGCQISKNERISEQQDAVNKLISSHPEAIEKFLGIYNYANEPAVLENELARIMQSI, via the coding sequence ATGAATAAGATGTATGACGTCATCATTACCGGTGCTGGATGTGCCGGCTCTGCACTGGCAATTTATCTTGCTAAGGCAGGTTTCCATGTGTTGTTAGTGGACCGATCGACTTTTCCAAGGGACACATTATCAACCCATACCTTTTTCAATAATACTGTCGCTCTTCTTCGAGAAATAGGTGTCCTGGACAAGCTGCTGGAAACAAAAGCACCACCGGTACGGGATATTAAATTTCAATTTGAGGATACCGTGATAGATGGTCTCATCCCTGTGGTTTACGGAGAGGACAGCTGTTATTGTATTAGGAGGACTTATCTCGATCATATCCTACTTGAACAGGCCAAATCTCAAATGAATGTAACCGTTTTAGAAGGTTTTCGTGTGACGGATGTCATCCGTGATGACGAAACAGTAATAGGCGTGAAAGGCTTAGACGGCAACTACGAGAAACAAGAATTTTTAGCTCGCCTGGTAGTGGGGGCAGACGGCCGATCCTCTATTATTCGCAAGCTGGTAAAAAGTGAACTCAAAATAAGTATTCCGGCAACAGTCGGTATTTATTTTGGGTATTTTTCTGGATTTCGCCACGATGATGTCCCTAAATTTGAAGTATACAAGATAAAAGATAACACAGCCATTCTCTTTCCAACGAATGATGATTTATATGTTATTGTCGGCATTTTCCCATTAGAAAATAAGGAATTGATAGAACGGTTGAAATTAAATCCGGAAAACGGTCTACGCAATCTCTTGACAGATAACTTTCCTAATACAACAATTGGTGCTCGCTTGAAAAATGCTGAAATCGCAGGACCGGTCAAAGGCATACTAGGATATGATAATTACTGGTATAAAGGAATGGGAAAAGGATGGGCGTTGGTTGGTGATGCGGTTTGTTTTAAAGATCCTGGCATGGCGCAGGGGATCCATGATGCTATATGTGGAGCACGTATTTTATCCAATATTCTATTAAAATATAAGGGACAATCCGATCAATCGAATCAAATGTCTGAAGAATATCAAAAGGCAATAGAAGATGAGTTTATGGTCCGGTTTCACATGGGATGCCAAATTTCGAAGAATGAACGCATATCTGAACAGCAGGATGCTGTCAATAAGCTAATCAGTTCCCATCCAGAGGCTATAGAGAAGTTTTTAGGGATTTACAATTACGCAAACGAGCCCGCTGTTTTAGAAAATGAACTCGCACGAATTATGCAGTCTATCTAG
- a CDS encoding cytochrome P450: protein MSDTDFSHDSPKGPKGRLITGHSKEFISDTLGFLTHLAKEYGDVAKIRFGPFQNVYFISNPDLIKQVLVTKQKSFLKSKDFHALKPLLGEGLLTSEKEIHMRQRRLIQPAFKKSHISNYAQDMIDITMNYISTWKNREERIMTEDMMSLALGIISKTMFSMNLKEGYDELGEPIESSMRIAVKRMRTLLQLPLWVPTKNNREFKNSIQRLDTVIYSFIEKRRADAERHEDMLGILMDARDDEDGLAMTNQQVRDELMTIFLAGHETTANVLSWTLYLLSQHPDVETKLFNEIDSVIGNRNPTPGDYMKLTYTQNIIMESMRIYPPGYIVSRKAEEDVVIGGYHFKKGDMILISQYVMHHKPEYFDIPDSFNPERFENNFVKTLPQFAYFPFGGGARVCIGNHFAMMEAVLVLACIAQRYRIRLAPDHHEVKPLPSITLRPKRGLRMVVEERNIEGIQPEASEI, encoded by the coding sequence TTGAGTGACACAGATTTTTCACATGATTCTCCCAAGGGCCCAAAAGGAAGACTAATTACTGGCCATTCAAAGGAGTTTATTTCAGATACACTTGGCTTTCTTACCCACTTAGCAAAAGAATATGGAGATGTTGCTAAAATTCGTTTTGGACCTTTCCAAAATGTTTACTTCATTTCAAATCCAGATTTAATTAAGCAGGTACTTGTAACAAAACAAAAATCCTTCTTGAAATCTAAGGACTTCCATGCTTTAAAACCATTACTTGGAGAAGGCCTTCTTACAAGTGAAAAAGAAATTCACATGCGCCAAAGAAGGCTTATTCAACCTGCTTTCAAAAAGTCTCATATTAGCAATTATGCACAGGATATGATTGATATAACAATGAACTATATTTCCACTTGGAAAAACAGGGAAGAACGGATTATGACGGAGGATATGATGAGCCTTGCTCTCGGTATTATCAGCAAGACCATGTTCAGTATGAACCTCAAAGAAGGATATGACGAGCTCGGGGAACCTATAGAATCATCTATGAGAATTGCTGTTAAAAGGATGAGAACACTTCTTCAATTGCCACTATGGGTTCCAACTAAAAATAACCGTGAATTTAAAAATTCGATACAAAGACTTGATACAGTGATTTATAGCTTTATTGAAAAACGTAGGGCAGATGCAGAGAGACATGAGGATATGCTTGGGATTCTAATGGATGCTCGAGATGATGAGGATGGTTTAGCTATGACAAACCAGCAGGTACGTGATGAGCTAATGACCATTTTCCTTGCCGGTCACGAAACAACTGCAAACGTACTTTCCTGGACCTTATACTTGCTTTCACAACACCCTGATGTGGAAACTAAACTTTTCAATGAAATAGATAGCGTAATCGGTAATCGTAACCCTACACCTGGCGATTATATGAAATTAACGTACACACAAAATATTATCATGGAATCAATGCGTATATACCCGCCTGGCTATATCGTATCACGGAAAGCGGAGGAGGATGTAGTAATAGGAGGATATCATTTTAAAAAAGGCGATATGATCTTGATAAGTCAGTATGTTATGCACCACAAGCCTGAGTATTTTGATATTCCAGATTCTTTTAATCCTGAGCGATTTGAAAACAACTTTGTGAAAACTCTACCTCAGTTCGCTTACTTTCCGTTTGGCGGAGGTGCGAGAGTTTGTATCGGTAATCATTTCGCAATGATGGAAGCTGTGCTTGTCCTAGCGTGCATTGCTCAACGATATCGGATAAGGCTTGCGCCGGACCATCATGAAGTAAAACCACTTCCGTCTATTACACTCAGACCGAAACGTGGATTGCGCATGGTAGTCGAAGAAAGAAATATAGAAGGTATCCAACCAGAAGCTTCTGAAATTTAA